From Phragmites australis chromosome 5, lpPhrAust1.1, whole genome shotgun sequence, a single genomic window includes:
- the LOC133919042 gene encoding uncharacterized protein LOC133919042, which translates to MSLHIGRLSPDVQHRYLEHLFQRFGCCTVNLKDGYGFAVYDSKDDAARAMRAMQGKYVCGERITVNWSKQQPRFSQGFRRSSRFVESSHERTFRDGGNNISFKDSLAQKNQPANRDLSHNPDAVPTPEKESDKFAEGVEDARDNIGEDPGDMKRDEGGTTKTDANAIEHDRWAETGKETPGGDGDDFDRYEPYHGYDRQEKTENMIKASSYVSPDHRRSSEKWQDHSDKLVDISHDKSRSPTCYTCGVAGHIARNCPQWIDGKFKASRDELNFRDKWELRQRRFGPPSTMRPEFHVDPMDQTHHRAKDGRKPFFERNMRVPRLNNVPRESRRHAHAHCSENMPQSTKETRKRSRSERSLGSSLFSEPSRYSHKDNIRGSRSNRTSSHSISRSPRSRSRFRACSPSYSAHSSSKSSQPTQCEGSRSNMNHPVPFSLSASPQHKSSSAVENKNLDGLMNSPLEGNLDCTRSEVKHMDGSEHEGKGSALNSEVPITSFNLNTVSNGESLVPDKDVIVAGYTGFNLDKNLVDDYDDNVDNGVQSQNANFEDTSSVKSNQDVLAKNGRSKSLKLTTTEVISALKHYGMKAQDVDLSDQPVEKYFGAARLWPWEIINYRRLKKGPISTENYAKRLEQNKEYGIVDQYVRSSSGWWECH; encoded by the coding sequence ATGTCATTGCATATTGGGCGGCTTTCCCCAGATGTGCAGCACAGATATCTTGAACATCTTTTCCAGAGATTTGGTTGTTGCACCGTGAACCTGAAAGATGGATATGGGTTTGCAGTTTATGATTCAAAGGATGATGCAGCTCGAGCCATGCGGGCAATGCAGGGGAAATATGTATGTGGGGAGCGCATTACTGTTAATTGGTCAAAACAGCAGCCCAGATTTTCTCAGGGTTTCAGGAGAAGTTCAAGATTTGTTGAATCGTCTCATGAAAGGACCTTCAGAGATGGTGGGAACAATATTAGCTTCAAGGATTCTTTAGCCCAGAAGAATCAACCAGCAAATCGTGATCTGAGTCATAATCCTGATGCTGTGCCTACACCAGAAAAGGAATCTGATAAATTCGCTGAGGGTGTCGAGGATGCTAGAGACAACATTGGTGAAGATCCAGGGGATATGAAGAGGGATGAAGGTGGTACAACTAAAACTGATGCAAATGCAATTGAACATGATAGATGGGCTGAGACTGGAAAAGAAACCCCTGGTGGAGATGGTGATGATTTTGACCGCTATGAGCCTTATCATGGCTATGACAGGCAAGAAAAAACAGAAAACATGATTAAAGCAAGTTCTTATGTTTCTCCTGATCATAGACGTTCTTCAGAGAAGTGGCAAGATCACTCCGATAAGCTTGTTGACATAAGCCACGATAAATCAAGATCTCCAACCTGCTATACGTGTGGCGTTGCTGGCCATATTGCCCGTAATTGCCCTCAATGGATAGATGGTAAATTCAAAGCAAGTAGAGATGAATTGAACTTTAGAGACAAATGGGAGTTGAGGCAGAGAAGATTTGGGCCTCCCTCAACTATGCGACCAGAATTTCATGTTGATCCAATGGATCAAACTCATCATAGAGCTAAAGATGGAAGGAAACCATTTTTTGAGAGGAATATGAGAGTGCCTAGGTTGAATAATGTGCCCAGAGAGAGCAGAAGACATGCACATGCCCACTGCAGTGAAAATATGCCACAATCCACCAAGGAAACACGCAAGAGAAGCAGGTCTGAAAGATCACTTGGGTCATCCCTCTTTTCTGAACCTTCAAGGTACTCTCACAAAGATAATATTAGGGGATCTCGTTCCAACAGGACTTCCTCACATTCAATATCTAGATCTCCCCGTTCCCGTTCTCGTTTTAGAGCATGCTCTCCATCTTATTCtgcacattctagttcaaaatCATCTCAACCAACTCAATGTGAAGGATCAAGATCAAATATGAACCATCCTGTCCCATTTTCACTATCTGCTTCACCACAACACAAGTCATCATCTGCTGTAGAGAACAAAAATCTAGATGGTCTGATGAATTCTCCTTTGGAGGGCAATTTGGATTGCACAAGATCTGAAGTCAAACATATGGATGGTAGCGAGCATGAAGGGAAAGGTTCAGCATTGAACAGTGAGGTCCCGATCACTTCATTCAACTTGAATACCGTAAGCAATGGGGAATCACTTGTACCTGATAAGGATGTTATTGTTGCTGGTTACACAGGGTTTAATTTGGATAAGAACTTGGTTGATGATTATGATGATAATGTTGACAATGGAGTGCAAAGTCAGAATGCCAACTTTGAGGacacttcatcagtgaagtcaaACCAGGACGTTCTGGCAAAAAATGGAAGAAGCAAGTCTTTGAAGCTAACAACTACTGAAGTGATTTCAGCTCTGAAGCACTACGGGATGAAGGCACAAGATGTGGATTTATCGGATCAACCAGTGGAGAAGTACTTCGGTGCTGCACGCCTGTGGCCTTGGGAAATCATTAACTATCGACGGCTTAAAAAGGGTCCAATATCTACAGAGAATTATGCTAAGCGACTTGAGCAGAACAAAGAATATGGTATCGTGGATCAGTATGTCAGAAGCAGCAGTGGTTGGTGGGAATGCCATTAG
- the LOC133917530 gene encoding protein GL2-INTERACTING REPRESSOR 1-like, whose product MSWGSSGGWGLDLNLSPPPARGGERVVESSDDESSSPSSCLSSEGEREQGYGLQWSDSPEAMSMVLAACPRCLMYVMLSEADPRCPRCRSPVLLDFLDHGSANNHVNGGGEDSLNRNSARGSSRRNNRA is encoded by the coding sequence ATGAGCTGGGGCAGCAGTGGCGGGTGGGGCCTGGACCTGAACCTGTCACCGCCGCCGGCGCGGGGAGGAGAGAGGGTGGTGGAGTCGTCGGATGACGAATCGTCGTCGCCGAGCTCGTGCCTGTCGTCTGAGGGCGAGCGGGAGCAGGGGTACGGGCTGCAGTGGTCGGACAGCCCGGAGGCGATGTCCATGGTGCTGGCGGCCTGCCCGCGCTGCCTCATGTACGTCATGCTCTCCGAGGCCGACCCGCGCTGCCCTCGGTGCCGCAGCCCCGTCCTCCTCGACTTCCTGGACCACGGCAGCGCCAACAACCACGTCAACGGTGGCGGCGAGGACAGCCTCAACCGCAACAGCGCCCgcggcagcagcaggaggaacAATAGGGCATGA
- the LOC133919043 gene encoding uncharacterized protein LOC133919043 — protein sequence MVSRSVVLVFLLVILIVTSQFEWKQQLVNELESTSDIQKHISSREELVKDKIILSQEKMIQRLNDFIWNLQQQLLQCRGNNMTVNSSGASLTSYISEIQRQQMMDD from the exons ATGGTGTCAAGGTCTGTAGTGCTTGTTTTCCTGTTGGTGATACTCATAGTCACATCCCAGTTTGAATGGAAGCAACAGCTTGTCAATGAATTGGAATCTACATCCGACATCCAGAAACATATTTCAAGTAGAGAAGAGCTTGTCAAGGATAAG ATAATCTTATCTCAAGAAAAGATGATTCAGAGATTGAATGATTTCATCTGGAATCTTCAGCAACAGTTGCTGCAATGCCGTGGCAATAATATGACAGTCAATTCTTCAGGAGCTTCTTTGACATCTTATATTAGTGAGATCCAGAGGCAGCAGATGATGGATGATTGA